Proteins encoded within one genomic window of Pedobacter africanus:
- a CDS encoding SusC/RagA family TonB-linked outer membrane protein: protein MYKKNRRTWCVPPGYAKQFFRIMKVLLLLLTACLMQVSASSFAQRISLSEKDASLISVFEKISTQSGFNFIVTNEIMAGAKPVTINVQRQEIKTVLEQLFKNQPLSFSLEDKVIIVTRKTPSFLDRLSGVIQQIMKELTIKGRVTDENGKPLPNASIRVKGKSAVTNTNQDGEFELKGVDEEAVLQVSYVGYKTFEIAVKGAGMPLEIKLNVATGELNEVAIVNTGYQKVSREKITGSVVTIGSEELEKRNTVNILQNLEGTVPGLVLYRDNATIRGVGTFQTNANILVVVDGLPIEGSIADVNPYDVESINVLKDAAASAIYGARASNGVIVVTTKKAREKGKTIIEASGNFTITDKPDYSYRNFMTPAQQVDWERDYYSWYFNGGDGTVANPVAAFENDISIGTAISPVQYDHYLLKKGQISQAQLNDRLAEYKTHDFANAYKDLALKNQAVQQYNLALRTNNGKSQHSLVLNYTTDNGGIINAYNRRLNLFYKGSYAIARWLDIDYGVNSVIGKIRSHNSTLATNPFNVPAYSSLLNTDGSRAYYSTSQFNRYNTITETTAKLYSTRFNHLDELERDFVNTSVLNTRYYVNLNFKVLKGLSINPMFQYEDLRRDVSAYSEAESYTMRWLQNVYTTRSGTAGNYSYTNLLPVGGKLSTTKERSPNYTGRLQANYEREFGKHGFLALAGMELRQTRVYGERGVLLGYDDQLQTQLTNTLNFNALYNVNSTFWNPNYPVQRRHFLTEISTLGLVPDQLHRFASGYANLTYTYDKKYNLLASLRKDYADLFGSDEKYRGKPLWSAGASWLASNEEFLKGFTLLNYLKVRATYGLTGNIRTDVSSVLSAISETNPITQLPGATVTNPPNPLLRWEKTATSNIGLDFRLLNDRLRGTIDMYRRKGTDLFALKRFDSSEGFTSMVINNASMVNNGLELNLAYDWIRPLAAGNFGWSTSVSGAWNKNKITYVDELTRNPETLASGGAYRVGYPVRSLFSFQFAGLSNEGIPQWYNTAGVPTATMLGPNDADAMVFSGSADPKVNLSFNNDLSYKGISLSIFAIYYGGHYFRARPVPVPYPYPTYSQLPSYLLNSWTPSNTDTDIPGSRQYYQPPATNQYYYSDNLVRRADFIKIRNIVMGYTIPNAIASKIKASNLKVRFQVNNPKSVWVRQKDVHADPETANGVPIPTSYVLGINANF from the coding sequence ATGTACAAAAAAAACAGAAGAACCTGGTGTGTACCGCCGGGCTATGCCAAACAATTTTTTAGGATTATGAAGGTATTGCTTTTACTCCTTACCGCCTGTTTAATGCAGGTAAGTGCATCCAGCTTTGCACAGCGCATCTCATTGAGTGAAAAAGATGCCAGCCTGATCAGCGTATTTGAAAAGATAAGCACACAAAGCGGGTTTAACTTTATTGTAACCAATGAAATTATGGCCGGCGCTAAACCGGTTACCATTAACGTACAGCGCCAGGAAATTAAAACCGTACTGGAACAGCTGTTTAAAAACCAGCCATTGAGTTTTAGCCTGGAAGATAAGGTCATTATCGTAACAAGGAAAACCCCTTCCTTCCTGGATCGCCTTTCCGGTGTCATTCAGCAGATCATGAAAGAGCTTACCATAAAAGGCAGGGTAACAGATGAAAACGGTAAACCCCTCCCAAACGCAAGCATCCGGGTAAAAGGGAAAAGCGCTGTTACGAATACCAATCAGGATGGAGAGTTTGAGCTTAAAGGTGTAGACGAGGAAGCCGTATTGCAGGTGAGCTATGTGGGCTATAAAACGTTTGAAATTGCCGTAAAGGGTGCAGGGATGCCCCTGGAAATTAAACTGAACGTAGCTACAGGTGAGTTGAACGAGGTGGCTATTGTAAACACCGGATATCAGAAAGTCAGCCGGGAAAAAATAACCGGATCGGTAGTTACAATAGGGTCAGAGGAACTTGAAAAACGGAATACTGTCAATATTTTACAAAACCTGGAAGGCACGGTACCCGGACTTGTACTTTACAGAGATAATGCCACCATTCGCGGGGTAGGCACCTTTCAGACCAACGCCAATATTTTAGTGGTGGTCGACGGACTTCCGATTGAGGGCAGTATAGCGGATGTTAACCCATATGATGTGGAAAGCATCAACGTACTAAAAGATGCCGCTGCATCAGCTATATATGGGGCCAGGGCTTCAAACGGTGTAATCGTGGTGACTACAAAAAAAGCCAGGGAGAAAGGAAAAACCATTATTGAGGCCTCAGGAAATTTCACCATCACGGATAAACCCGATTACAGTTACCGGAACTTTATGACACCGGCGCAGCAGGTAGATTGGGAACGTGATTATTACAGCTGGTATTTTAACGGAGGTGATGGTACGGTTGCAAATCCTGTAGCCGCTTTTGAAAATGATATCAGTATAGGTACCGCTATTTCTCCGGTACAATACGATCATTACCTGTTAAAAAAGGGACAGATTAGCCAGGCCCAGCTAAATGATAGGCTTGCTGAATATAAAACCCATGATTTTGCCAATGCGTATAAGGACCTTGCTTTGAAAAACCAGGCCGTTCAGCAATATAACCTGGCATTGCGCACAAATAACGGCAAGTCCCAGCATAGCCTGGTACTCAACTATACAACCGATAACGGGGGCATCATCAATGCGTATAACAGGCGGTTAAATCTTTTCTATAAAGGAAGTTATGCTATAGCACGCTGGTTGGATATTGACTATGGTGTGAACAGTGTAATTGGCAAAATCAGATCGCATAACAGTACGCTGGCAACCAATCCTTTTAATGTTCCTGCTTATTCCAGCCTTTTAAATACCGATGGCAGCAGGGCATACTATAGCACAAGCCAGTTTAACCGCTACAATACCATAACCGAAACCACAGCCAAATTATACAGCACCAGGTTTAACCATTTGGACGAGTTGGAGCGCGATTTTGTCAATACCTCTGTTTTAAATACCAGGTATTATGTTAACCTGAATTTCAAAGTACTGAAAGGCCTGTCCATAAACCCTATGTTTCAGTATGAAGACCTCCGGCGCGATGTTTCTGCCTATTCTGAAGCCGAAAGTTATACCATGCGATGGCTGCAAAACGTTTACACTACCCGTTCGGGCACAGCTGGCAACTACAGCTATACCAATTTGCTGCCTGTTGGCGGAAAACTTTCAACCACAAAAGAAAGGAGCCCCAATTATACCGGACGCCTACAGGCAAATTATGAGCGGGAATTTGGAAAACATGGATTCTTAGCTTTGGCGGGCATGGAGTTGCGCCAAACGCGGGTGTATGGAGAACGGGGCGTTTTGCTGGGTTACGATGATCAATTGCAAACCCAGCTAACCAATACGCTTAATTTTAATGCCTTGTACAATGTCAACTCCACTTTCTGGAACCCCAATTACCCGGTGCAGCGGCGCCATTTTTTAACAGAGATTTCAACCCTGGGCCTGGTACCCGATCAGCTGCACCGCTTTGCTTCGGGATATGCCAACCTGACCTATACCTACGATAAAAAATATAACCTTCTTGCTTCATTGAGGAAAGACTATGCCGATCTTTTTGGCAGCGATGAAAAGTACCGGGGTAAACCACTCTGGTCTGCCGGTGCATCGTGGCTGGCCTCTAACGAGGAATTCCTGAAAGGTTTTACCTTATTGAATTACCTGAAAGTAAGGGCCACTTACGGACTTACCGGCAATATCCGCACCGATGTAAGCTCCGTTCTGAGTGCCATTAGTGAAACAAACCCGATTACCCAATTGCCGGGGGCAACAGTAACCAATCCGCCCAACCCTTTACTGCGCTGGGAGAAAACCGCAACCAGTAATATTGGCCTGGACTTCAGGTTGCTGAATGACAGGCTGCGGGGCACCATTGATATGTACAGACGTAAAGGGACTGACCTTTTTGCCCTGAAACGTTTTGACTCTTCAGAAGGGTTTACTTCGATGGTGATCAATAACGCAAGTATGGTCAATAACGGCCTGGAACTGAACCTGGCATACGACTGGATCAGGCCATTGGCGGCTGGAAATTTTGGCTGGTCAACAAGCGTATCTGGTGCCTGGAACAAAAATAAGATTACCTATGTGGATGAATTGACAAGAAATCCGGAAACCCTGGCATCCGGCGGTGCTTACAGGGTAGGCTATCCGGTACGTTCCCTGTTTTCATTTCAGTTTGCAGGGCTCAGTAATGAGGGCATACCACAATGGTACAATACCGCAGGGGTTCCGACAGCAACTATGCTAGGGCCAAATGATGCGGATGCTATGGTCTTTTCGGGCAGTGCAGACCCTAAAGTGAACCTTTCTTTTAACAATGACCTCAGTTACAAAGGGATCAGCCTGAGTATTTTTGCCATCTACTACGGAGGACATTATTTTCGGGCCAGACCAGTACCAGTGCCTTATCCTTATCCCACTTATAGCCAGCTGCCATCGTATTTGCTGAACAGCTGGACCCCTTCAAATACAGATACAGATATTCCCGGAAGCCGCCAGTACTATCAGCCACCTGCTACCAATCAGTATTACTATTCAGACAACCTGGTGCGAAGGGCAGATTTTATCAAGATCAGGAACATTGTTATGGGGTATACCATTCCAAATGCCATTGCTTCAAAAATAAAGGCAAGCAACCTGAAAGTCCGCTTCCAGGTCAACAACCCTAAATCTGTCTGGGTAAGACAGAAAGATGTACATGCTGATCCTGAAACAGCGAACGGGGTCCCGATCCCTACTTCTTATGTTTTGGGTATCAATGCTAATTTTTAA
- a CDS encoding FecR family protein: protein MKYKAKSLFEKYQSGNCSPDEKAVVENWLTFGEATKLDLTEAELDDDLQVLHKRINTIPAGKGFKNWPRIGIAAAVIGIALCTWLYRSYHPGAGQDPALAKYKKDIAPGGNRAVLTAANGKTITLSAAKTGIAVSDEIKYNDGTKIDPSALGINHPLSTANEKELALNIATPRGGTYSIILQDGTKVWLNADSKLEFLSNYWNKAQRIVKLIGEAYFEVAKDAKRPFIVQSAGQKVTVLGTHFNISAYKGEAIKTTLLEGTVRVTPSGPTPSSRVTGGSVKDEDKNSEAVVLKPSQQTTLDKTFKIRLQTLLDAEHAIAWAGIKDKPVFMFRNENLPSLLRKISRWYDVETIDQTTKKNYGSFNGAIQRDSPLSVMVKMLEATQTFHFRIEGRKLIVTDWR, encoded by the coding sequence ATGAAGTACAAGGCCAAAAGTTTATTTGAAAAATACCAATCCGGAAATTGCAGCCCGGACGAGAAGGCTGTGGTAGAAAACTGGCTGACTTTTGGTGAGGCAACAAAACTGGATTTAACGGAGGCAGAACTTGATGACGATCTGCAGGTGCTACATAAGCGGATAAATACCATTCCGGCAGGGAAAGGGTTTAAAAACTGGCCCCGTATTGGCATAGCCGCTGCGGTAATAGGTATTGCCTTATGTACCTGGCTTTACAGGTCATATCATCCTGGCGCAGGTCAGGATCCCGCACTCGCAAAATATAAAAAAGACATTGCCCCGGGAGGCAACCGTGCTGTCCTCACTGCAGCCAACGGTAAAACCATAACCCTTAGCGCTGCAAAAACAGGTATTGCTGTAAGCGATGAAATAAAATACAATGATGGAACGAAGATAGATCCATCGGCTCTAGGCATTAACCACCCATTGTCCACAGCGAATGAGAAGGAGCTTGCCCTTAATATCGCTACACCACGAGGTGGAACTTACTCCATTATTTTACAAGATGGCACAAAAGTTTGGTTAAATGCTGATAGTAAATTGGAGTTTTTATCCAATTATTGGAACAAAGCACAAAGAATTGTAAAACTCATAGGAGAGGCATATTTCGAAGTAGCCAAAGATGCGAAACGGCCTTTTATTGTGCAAAGTGCGGGGCAGAAAGTAACTGTACTGGGTACGCACTTTAACATTAGCGCGTACAAGGGCGAGGCCATTAAAACTACACTATTGGAAGGCACTGTGCGCGTTACACCATCCGGCCCAACACCATCATCCCGGGTAACCGGGGGATCTGTGAAAGATGAGGACAAAAACAGCGAAGCCGTTGTCCTGAAGCCTTCGCAGCAGACCACTCTGGATAAGACCTTTAAAATACGCCTGCAAACCCTGTTGGATGCGGAACATGCCATAGCCTGGGCAGGTATAAAAGACAAGCCGGTATTCATGTTCAGAAACGAGAACCTGCCCTCGTTACTGCGCAAAATATCGCGCTGGTACGATGTGGAAACTATAGATCAAACCACAAAAAAGAACTATGGTAGCTTTAACGGTGCAATACAACGGGACAGTCCATTATCGGTAATGGTAAAGATGCTTGAGGCAACACAAACTTTTCATTTTAGAATAGAAGGGAGGAAACTTATTGTAACAGACTGGAGATAA
- a CDS encoding RNA polymerase sigma factor gives MTAYSAYTEPELAGLLKQGDKDAFTEIFTRYQSLLYIFAYKKTADREEAKDLIHDLFGMLWEKRESLSVAGNLAPYLFTLLKNKIFDLYKHKKVSQRYLDTFQDYLDVEPEAADYRVRHKDLAELIEKEIAALPEKMRIVFELSRNTDMSRKEIAERLGLPEETVKSRMHHSLKILKGKLGTKSFLIFF, from the coding sequence ATGACTGCCTATAGCGCATATACGGAACCAGAGTTGGCCGGCTTGTTGAAGCAGGGCGATAAAGACGCGTTTACAGAGATCTTTACACGTTACCAATCACTGCTGTATATTTTTGCCTATAAAAAAACTGCCGACAGGGAAGAGGCGAAAGACCTGATCCACGATTTGTTTGGAATGCTGTGGGAGAAGCGGGAAAGCCTGTCTGTTGCAGGGAATCTGGCGCCCTACCTCTTTACGCTTTTGAAAAACAAAATCTTTGATCTGTATAAGCATAAAAAGGTGAGCCAGCGTTACCTGGATACTTTTCAGGATTACCTGGATGTGGAGCCGGAAGCTGCCGATTACCGGGTTAGGCACAAGGACCTGGCAGAGCTGATAGAAAAGGAGATAGCTGCCCTACCTGAAAAGATGCGGATCGTTTTTGAGCTGAGCCGTAATACCGATATGAGCCGTAAAGAGATAGCAGAGCGCCTGGGCCTGCCAGAGGAAACCGTAAAAAGCAGAATGCACCATTCCTTAAAAATTTTAAAGGGCAAGCTGGGAACAAAAAGTTTTTTAATATTTTTTTAA
- a CDS encoding sialate O-acetylesterase: MNKITNLFTIVLLCAVVTRLEAKIKLSTVFGNHMVLQQLSNVTFKGYANANKRVKVTPGWNTKKYAVVADASGYFEITVPTPKAVAKPYEISFNDGEELLLKNVLIGEVWFCSGQSNMEMPVKGFRGQPVFGTLKHIVTANPNRKIRLYTVKRAWNTMPQAEGIAGEWKELSAKDLAEFSATAYFFGDMLEQSLGAPIGLVNCSWSMSKIEAWMDKESLAGVGGIRFPDIHQKEFEWAAGTPTLLWNAMVNPWKGFPLKGVIWYQGEANTANPALYKQLFAAMTKQWRIFFQAPEMPFYYVQLAPWQSGGKDLTDWAYFRQAQLELMNEIPNVGMAVTADLGSEVFIHPPHKIEVGQRLAYWALAKTYGKEGFSYSGPIFKSVSLKDAVAELTFDFGKDGLIPENEKITGFEIAGKDGVFKAAEAFILNGSDRVKVWCEQVKEPVEVRYCFRNYKIGNLCNNAGLPAAPFRTIINK, translated from the coding sequence ATGAACAAAATAACTAATCTTTTCACTATTGTACTTTTATGCGCTGTTGTTACACGGCTGGAAGCAAAAATTAAGTTGAGTACAGTATTTGGAAATCATATGGTTTTGCAGCAGCTGTCAAACGTGACCTTTAAGGGCTATGCTAATGCAAATAAACGCGTAAAAGTTACGCCTGGCTGGAACACAAAAAAGTATGCGGTTGTAGCTGATGCATCCGGATATTTTGAAATTACGGTGCCCACGCCTAAGGCTGTTGCAAAACCATATGAGATTAGTTTTAATGACGGCGAGGAATTGCTGTTAAAAAATGTGCTTATTGGTGAAGTATGGTTTTGTTCCGGACAATCGAATATGGAAATGCCGGTAAAAGGTTTTCGTGGCCAGCCGGTTTTTGGTACCTTAAAACACATTGTAACGGCCAATCCAAACAGAAAGATAAGGCTGTATACGGTAAAACGTGCCTGGAACACCATGCCGCAGGCAGAAGGAATTGCAGGCGAATGGAAAGAGCTGTCGGCAAAAGACCTGGCAGAGTTTTCTGCAACGGCCTATTTTTTTGGCGATATGCTGGAGCAATCGCTCGGTGCCCCCATTGGTCTGGTCAATTGCTCCTGGAGTATGTCAAAAATTGAAGCCTGGATGGATAAGGAAAGCCTGGCCGGCGTAGGGGGCATAAGATTTCCGGATATCCATCAAAAGGAATTTGAATGGGCCGCAGGAACGCCCACACTTTTATGGAATGCCATGGTAAACCCATGGAAAGGATTTCCGCTTAAAGGCGTGATCTGGTACCAGGGAGAAGCCAATACTGCCAATCCGGCCTTGTATAAGCAATTGTTCGCTGCAATGACAAAGCAGTGGAGAATATTTTTTCAGGCTCCTGAAATGCCATTTTATTACGTTCAGCTAGCACCCTGGCAATCGGGCGGGAAAGATCTGACGGACTGGGCATATTTCCGGCAGGCACAACTTGAACTGATGAATGAAATTCCGAATGTGGGCATGGCGGTAACCGCTGATCTGGGAAGCGAGGTTTTCATTCATCCCCCTCATAAAATTGAAGTAGGACAGCGGCTGGCATACTGGGCATTGGCAAAAACATATGGCAAAGAAGGTTTTTCGTATTCGGGGCCCATATTTAAATCGGTCAGTTTGAAAGATGCCGTTGCAGAACTGACATTTGATTTCGGGAAGGATGGGTTAATCCCTGAGAACGAAAAAATCACAGGATTTGAAATTGCAGGTAAAGATGGTGTTTTTAAGGCTGCTGAAGCATTTATACTGAATGGTTCGGACCGCGTTAAAGTGTGGTGCGAGCAGGTTAAGGAGCCGGTGGAGGTACGCTATTGCTTCAGGAATTATAAAATTGGCAATTTATGCAATAATGCAGGTTTGCCTGCTGCCCCTTTCCGCACCATCATTAACAAATAA
- a CDS encoding alpha amylase family protein, whose amino-acid sequence MNRKNFLMATAGLGLFGFASSCKKDNAAIEWIWDKPNDPAQSEKPRYIWIDAAANFPDYANSRENIKRDLGKLADAGITDVVVDVRPSMGDVLFNSSQVQQVKKLDVWLSGGYGFVERTVTWDYLQAFIDEGHAVGLKIHAAINTFVAGNNYAYALGQQGMLFREGTKKEWATTLNLPGGLVNVMDITTAQDPDNSYGTKFMNPANDDVQQYMLNIIGDLARYNIDGLILDRCRYNNFVCDFSAVTKQKFEQYIGETVVNFPNDVIVPGTPSYPLPATMPKHFKKWMEFRVKTIHDFMVKARERVKSVNDKIQFGVYVGGWYSTYYDVGVNWASPKYNTAQFYPAWASAAYKDFGYADHMDFVLIGAYAPTDRIYGSGEWTVEGFCKNAKTLMQGDTKVSGGPDVGNGAGWENGGMDAAVTKTVDAAINACDGYFIFDMVHVKRYNYFAALKTGIDNYLNSIKK is encoded by the coding sequence ATGAATAGGAAGAATTTTTTGATGGCTACAGCTGGCCTGGGCCTGTTTGGCTTTGCCTCGTCCTGTAAAAAAGATAATGCAGCAATAGAATGGATATGGGATAAACCAAATGATCCCGCCCAGTCCGAAAAACCAAGGTACATCTGGATTGATGCTGCCGCAAATTTTCCTGACTATGCAAACAGCAGGGAAAATATTAAAAGGGACCTGGGGAAATTGGCCGATGCCGGCATTACTGATGTGGTGGTAGATGTACGCCCAAGTATGGGAGATGTGCTTTTCAACTCTTCGCAGGTACAACAGGTGAAAAAACTGGATGTCTGGTTGTCGGGTGGATATGGATTTGTGGAACGTACGGTAACATGGGATTATCTGCAGGCCTTTATTGATGAAGGGCATGCCGTAGGGCTTAAAATCCATGCCGCTATCAATACCTTTGTTGCAGGTAACAATTATGCATATGCCCTGGGGCAGCAGGGAATGCTGTTCAGGGAAGGGACTAAAAAAGAATGGGCAACCACTTTAAACCTACCCGGAGGACTGGTAAATGTAATGGATATTACCACTGCCCAGGATCCGGATAACAGTTATGGAACCAAATTTATGAACCCTGCCAACGATGATGTGCAACAGTATATGCTCAACATTATCGGCGACCTGGCCAGGTATAATATTGATGGGCTCATTCTGGACCGATGTAGGTACAATAATTTTGTCTGCGATTTTTCTGCCGTTACCAAACAGAAGTTTGAACAATACATTGGAGAAACGGTTGTAAATTTTCCAAATGATGTCATTGTTCCGGGAACACCGTCTTATCCTTTGCCAGCTACCATGCCCAAACATTTTAAGAAATGGATGGAATTCAGGGTAAAAACGATACACGATTTTATGGTAAAGGCCAGGGAACGTGTAAAATCGGTAAATGATAAAATCCAGTTTGGGGTATATGTAGGGGGCTGGTATTCTACCTATTATGATGTAGGGGTAAACTGGGCCAGTCCTAAATACAATACCGCGCAGTTTTATCCGGCCTGGGCAAGCGCTGCTTACAAAGATTTTGGGTATGCCGATCATATGGACTTTGTATTGATTGGTGCATATGCACCAACTGACCGCATTTATGGTTCCGGAGAGTGGACTGTAGAAGGTTTCTGCAAAAACGCCAAAACTTTAATGCAGGGAGATACCAAAGTTTCGGGAGGGCCCGATGTTGGAAACGGGGCTGGCTGGGAAAACGGTGGTATGGACGCTGCGGTAACCAAAACTGTTGATGCCGCAATAAACGCATGCGACGGCTATTTCATTTTCGACATGGTCCATGTTAAAAGGTACAATTACTTTGCAGCCTTAAAAACGGGGATTGACAATTATCTGAACAGTATAAAAAAATAA
- a CDS encoding DUF5018 domain-containing protein: protein MRKHIFNIIIVAVVILTSCKKAVYVQPTNDARGINSLVAKFATGDLKETEAVKFDITGAETDQFVIPVPWFFPEDSDHETTPYMKAMKIEANLANNCKIEPKLGILDLTKENFFTFTDQLGNQKRISIRGERTKSKKSSITFFNIESAGVTGLIDQDKKTISLITVEDLSAVNVEVTMSAHATLDRSLEGMNLNAPAQLTVTAHDGLTKTTYSIMKTAPAKITYGFRSGSENLSFNLNLGTLGYTDGSRPGLAASGNFLVVSTANGQAPKYYNRSTGKYVGLMNLGAAKGNGTVTSDAVGNIILADYANAGETLKIYKTNAVTTAPQAFISWTNNSGFPVGSKMSVYGNLNEKAILIATCEGTSASGSNRFVRWVITNGVAGSAEVITAGGIPFWGAGVNGTKVTSRSADIADGSFAGFYDGGVNNLYYLDGNNTKALSLADQTSGNGWGINNSLADAKEFNNAKYLAFYCPSHFPGWGISSELYIYDVSSMGNFKGNVDKTSALVFSAKYAAVGNAVSASGDVLIAPSADGYKMQVFTIDFNAGNLACYEFNCVDVK from the coding sequence CATATTCAATATCATTATAGTGGCTGTAGTTATCCTCACAAGCTGTAAAAAAGCGGTGTATGTACAGCCAACAAACGATGCCAGGGGTATCAACAGCCTGGTGGCCAAGTTTGCTACCGGCGATCTTAAAGAAACGGAAGCCGTTAAGTTTGATATAACAGGAGCTGAAACCGATCAGTTTGTGATCCCCGTGCCCTGGTTTTTCCCGGAAGACAGCGATCATGAAACTACACCGTATATGAAGGCGATGAAGATTGAGGCCAACCTTGCCAACAATTGCAAAATCGAGCCAAAACTGGGCATACTGGACCTTACGAAGGAAAACTTCTTTACTTTTACAGATCAGCTTGGCAACCAGAAGCGGATTTCTATCAGGGGAGAACGTACCAAATCTAAAAAATCAAGCATTACTTTCTTTAACATCGAGTCGGCAGGGGTAACCGGGCTCATTGATCAGGATAAGAAAACGATTTCCTTAATTACAGTCGAAGACCTGTCGGCCGTAAATGTAGAGGTCACCATGTCTGCACATGCTACTTTAGATCGTTCCCTTGAAGGCATGAACCTGAATGCCCCTGCCCAGCTTACCGTAACCGCGCATGATGGGCTAACCAAAACAACTTACTCTATTATGAAAACGGCTCCGGCTAAAATTACCTATGGTTTTAGGAGTGGTTCTGAAAATTTAAGTTTTAACCTTAACCTGGGTACTTTAGGGTATACCGATGGCAGCAGGCCAGGTTTAGCGGCATCGGGCAACTTCCTGGTGGTTTCTACGGCCAACGGGCAGGCACCTAAATATTACAACAGAAGTACCGGCAAGTATGTTGGGCTGATGAATTTAGGCGCTGCAAAAGGTAATGGCACTGTTACCAGTGATGCTGTCGGAAATATCATCCTGGCAGATTATGCCAATGCCGGTGAAACCTTAAAAATATACAAAACCAATGCGGTAACAACTGCGCCTCAAGCTTTCATCAGCTGGACAAACAACTCAGGTTTTCCTGTAGGAAGTAAAATGTCTGTTTATGGAAATCTGAACGAAAAGGCAATTCTTATTGCCACCTGTGAGGGGACTTCTGCTTCGGGTTCTAACAGGTTTGTGAGGTGGGTAATAACAAATGGTGTGGCAGGAAGTGCCGAAGTAATTACTGCCGGTGGTATTCCTTTCTGGGGTGCAGGCGTAAACGGTACTAAAGTAACTTCAAGAAGTGCCGACATTGCCGACGGATCTTTTGCCGGCTTTTACGATGGCGGTGTAAACAACCTGTATTACCTGGATGGAAACAACACCAAGGCATTGAGCCTGGCCGATCAGACTTCGGGTAATGGATGGGGCATTAACAACAGTTTAGCCGATGCCAAAGAATTCAACAATGCTAAATACCTGGCCTTCTACTGCCCAAGTCATTTCCCGGGATGGGGCATTTCTTCGGAGCTATACATTTATGATGTTTCTTCAATGGGGAATTTTAAAGGCAATGTAGATAAAACCAGTGCATTGGTGTTTTCTGCCAAATATGCTGCTGTAGGGAATGCAGTTTCAGCTAGTGGCGATGTCTTAATTGCCCCAAGCGCAGATGGCTATAAAATGCAGGTCTTTACCATTGATTTTAATGCGGGCAACCTGGCTTGTTACGAATTTAATTGTGTTGACGTAAAATAA